Proteins encoded together in one Catellatospora citrea window:
- the rdgB gene encoding RdgB/HAM1 family non-canonical purine NTP pyrophosphatase, giving the protein MKLLLATRNVKKLDELRRILAGSPELLKVELVGLDDVPPYVEVPETGLTFAENALLKAREGAKHTGLPTVADDSGLAVDALNGMPGVFSARWSGRHGDDRANLELLLGQIGDVPDEHRGAAFVCAAALVLPGGGTSTNGREHLVSGKMTGRVLRAPRGEGGFGYDPIFVAEGHTRTTAELDPAEKDAISHRGKAFRALAAVIAKNLA; this is encoded by the coding sequence GTGAAGCTGCTGCTCGCCACCCGCAACGTCAAGAAGCTCGACGAGCTGCGCCGCATCCTGGCCGGCTCGCCCGAGCTGCTCAAGGTCGAGCTGGTCGGCCTCGACGACGTCCCGCCGTATGTCGAGGTCCCCGAGACCGGGCTGACCTTCGCGGAGAACGCCCTGCTCAAGGCGCGCGAGGGGGCCAAGCACACCGGCCTGCCCACGGTCGCCGACGATTCGGGCCTCGCCGTCGACGCGCTCAACGGCATGCCGGGCGTCTTCAGCGCCCGCTGGTCCGGCCGGCACGGCGATGACCGGGCCAACCTGGAACTGCTGCTCGGCCAGATCGGCGACGTGCCCGACGAGCACCGCGGCGCGGCGTTCGTCTGCGCGGCGGCCCTGGTCCTGCCCGGCGGCGGCACCTCGACCAACGGCCGCGAGCACCTGGTCAGCGGCAAGATGACCGGCCGCGTCCTGCGCGCCCCGCGCGGCGAGGGCGGCTTCGGCTACGACCCCATCTTCGTCGCCGAGGGCCACACCCGCACCACCGCCGAACTCGACCCCGCCGAGAAGGACGCCATCAGCCACCGCGGCAAAGCCTTCCGCGCCCTAGCCGCCGTCATCGCCAAGAACCTCGCCTGA
- a CDS encoding allantoate amidohydrolase gives MSAFAELWAQLAPVGRDAESGGYLRYAFGPAELTLRSWFVAQAKARDLVIEEDGNGNIFAWWGDPAAGDAVLTGSHLDSVPHGGAYDGPLGVVSALLAVDELRARGVTPARPIGIAVFAEEEGSRFGLACLGSRLLAGLVDPAAAAALTDREGVTLDTAMRETLGAGPVGARPDLLGRFGCYVELHVEQGRALVDLDRPVAVASAIWPHGRWRLDFTGEANHAGTTLMADRRDPMLTFAATVLAANDEARRLGAHATIGRVQVYPNATNAIPGKVSAWLDARADSPDTMEQVVAGVHLQAQHRALADGTKVTLTAESVSPETEFHTGLRDRLVKLLDDAPVLPTGAGHDAGVLSAFVPTAMLFVRNPTGVSHSPAEHSTDTDCEAGIQALADVLQDLAC, from the coding sequence ATGAGCGCGTTCGCGGAGTTGTGGGCGCAGTTGGCGCCGGTCGGGCGGGACGCGGAGAGCGGTGGTTACCTGCGCTACGCGTTCGGCCCGGCGGAGCTGACCCTGCGGAGCTGGTTCGTCGCGCAGGCCAAGGCGCGTGACCTGGTGATCGAGGAGGACGGCAACGGCAACATCTTCGCGTGGTGGGGCGATCCCGCCGCCGGGGACGCCGTGCTGACCGGCTCGCACCTGGACTCGGTGCCGCACGGCGGGGCGTACGACGGCCCGCTCGGTGTGGTCAGCGCCCTGCTCGCGGTCGACGAGCTGCGGGCCCGGGGGGTCACCCCGGCCCGCCCGATCGGCATCGCGGTCTTCGCCGAGGAGGAGGGGTCCCGGTTCGGGCTGGCCTGCCTCGGCTCGCGACTGCTCGCCGGGCTGGTCGACCCGGCGGCCGCGGCTGCGCTGACCGATCGCGAGGGCGTCACCCTCGACACCGCGATGCGCGAGACGCTGGGCGCGGGCCCGGTCGGGGCCCGGCCGGATCTGCTGGGCCGCTTCGGCTGCTACGTCGAGCTGCACGTGGAGCAGGGCCGAGCCCTGGTCGACCTGGACCGCCCGGTCGCCGTGGCCAGCGCCATCTGGCCGCACGGCCGCTGGCGGCTGGACTTCACCGGCGAGGCCAACCACGCCGGCACCACGCTGATGGCCGACCGCCGCGACCCGATGCTGACCTTCGCCGCCACCGTGCTGGCCGCCAACGACGAGGCCAGGCGCCTCGGCGCGCACGCCACGATCGGCCGCGTCCAGGTCTACCCGAACGCGACCAACGCCATCCCCGGCAAGGTCAGCGCCTGGCTGGACGCCCGCGCCGACTCCCCGGACACGATGGAGCAGGTGGTCGCCGGGGTCCACCTGCAGGCCCAGCACCGGGCCCTGGCCGACGGCACCAAGGTCACGCTGACCGCCGAGTCGGTCTCCCCGGAGACCGAGTTCCACACCGGCCTGCGCGACCGCCTCGTGAAGCTCCTCGACGACGCCCCCGTCCTGCCTACCGGAGCGGGCCACGACGCGGGCGTCCTGAGCGCCTTCGTCCCGACGGCGATGCTCTTCGTCCGCAACCCGACCGGGGTCTCCCACTCCCCCGCCGAGCACTCCACCGACACCGACTGCGAAGCCGGCATCCAGGCCCTCGCCGACGTCCTGCAGGACCTCGCGTGCTGA
- a CDS encoding class I SAM-dependent methyltransferase produces the protein MPDRKTRIRRAVSRTALAPLAALPKRLARVARHDAKVLRQSARWLVTSREHHNYTYDLTQLNREHLAWFVSIVAEAPVVDVRRWMVEIEADDVLRTHIEQATAKSARRGLADKQVRYARRVGWYALVRARKPRHVVETGVDKGLGTCVLAAALLRNTAEGHPGRVTSLDINPEAGYLAKAEPWAGVVDLVIGDSIATLNALDRPVDMFLHDSDHSAGHEQREFTAVEPHLSERALLLTDNVTITTVLLKHAEKTGRRFLAFREQPKEHWYPGDGIGAAWR, from the coding sequence ATGCCCGACCGAAAGACCCGGATCAGGCGTGCCGTGTCGCGCACCGCGCTGGCCCCGCTGGCCGCGCTGCCGAAGCGGCTCGCCCGGGTGGCCAGGCACGATGCCAAGGTGCTGCGGCAGTCCGCGCGCTGGCTGGTGACCTCCCGCGAGCACCACAACTACACCTACGACCTGACCCAGCTCAACCGCGAGCACCTGGCCTGGTTCGTCAGCATCGTCGCCGAGGCCCCCGTCGTCGACGTGCGCCGCTGGATGGTCGAGATCGAGGCCGACGACGTGCTGCGTACGCACATCGAGCAGGCCACCGCGAAGTCCGCCCGCCGGGGCCTGGCCGACAAGCAGGTCCGCTACGCCCGCCGGGTCGGCTGGTATGCCCTGGTCCGCGCCCGCAAGCCGCGCCACGTGGTGGAGACCGGCGTCGACAAGGGCCTGGGCACCTGTGTGCTGGCCGCGGCGCTGCTGCGCAACACGGCCGAGGGCCACCCGGGCCGGGTCACCTCGCTCGACATCAACCCCGAGGCGGGCTACCTGGCCAAGGCCGAACCCTGGGCCGGGGTGGTGGACCTGGTCATCGGCGACTCGATCGCGACGCTCAACGCGCTGGACCGCCCGGTGGACATGTTCCTGCACGACAGCGACCACAGCGCCGGGCACGAGCAGCGCGAGTTCACCGCGGTCGAGCCGCACCTGTCCGAGCGGGCGCTGCTGCTCACCGACAACGTCACCATCACCACCGTGCTGCTCAAGCACGCGGAGAAGACCGGCCGCCGCTTCCTGGCCTTCCGCGAGCAGCCCAAGGAGCACTGGTATCCCGGCGACGGCATCGGGGCAGCCTGGCGCTGA
- the hutU gene encoding urocanate hydratase: MEQIIRAATGTTRTAMGWPQEAAIRMLCNNLDPDVAERPQDLVVYGGTGKAARDWPSFHALIRTLTTLKDDETMLVQSGRPVGVFRTHEWAPRVLLANSNLVGDWATWPEFRRLEQLGLTMYGQMTAGSWIYIGTQGILQGTYETFAAVAAKKFGDTLAGTLTLTGGCGGMGGAQPLAVTMNGGACLIVDVDKTRLDRRVQTRYLDVVADSLDHGIELALAAKRERRPLSVGVVGNAATIFPELLRRGVAIDIVTDQTSAHDPLSYLPEGVAMEEWQTFAADKPEEFTERARASMAKHVEAMVGFMDAGAEVFDYGNSIRGEAQLGGYDRAFAFPGFVPAYIRPLFNEGKGPFRWAALSGDPADIAATDKAVLELFPQNESLSRWIKMAQEKVAFQGLPARICWLGYGERDKAGVRFNEMVADGTLKAPIVIGRDHLDCGSVASPYRETESMLDGSDAIADWPLLNALVNTASGASWVSIHHGGGVGIGRSIHAGQVTVADGTPLAAQKIERVLTNDPGMGVIRHVDAGYDLAADVATDRNVRIPMRES, from the coding sequence ATGGAGCAGATCATCCGTGCCGCGACCGGCACCACCCGCACCGCGATGGGCTGGCCGCAGGAGGCGGCGATCCGGATGCTGTGCAACAACCTGGACCCGGACGTCGCCGAGCGCCCGCAGGACCTGGTGGTCTACGGCGGCACCGGCAAGGCCGCCCGTGACTGGCCGAGCTTCCACGCCCTCATCCGCACCCTGACCACGCTCAAGGACGACGAGACCATGCTCGTCCAGTCGGGCCGCCCGGTCGGCGTGTTCCGCACCCACGAGTGGGCCCCGCGCGTGCTGCTGGCCAACTCGAACCTGGTCGGCGACTGGGCCACCTGGCCCGAGTTCCGCCGCCTGGAGCAGCTCGGCCTGACGATGTACGGCCAGATGACCGCCGGCTCCTGGATCTACATCGGCACCCAGGGCATCCTGCAGGGCACCTACGAGACCTTCGCGGCCGTCGCGGCGAAGAAGTTCGGCGACACCCTCGCCGGGACCCTGACGCTGACCGGCGGCTGCGGCGGCATGGGCGGCGCGCAGCCGCTGGCCGTCACCATGAACGGCGGCGCGTGCCTGATCGTCGACGTCGACAAGACCCGCCTGGACCGCCGGGTGCAGACCCGCTACCTCGACGTGGTCGCCGACTCCCTCGACCACGGCATCGAGCTGGCGCTGGCCGCCAAGCGCGAGCGCCGCCCGCTGTCGGTCGGCGTGGTCGGCAACGCCGCGACGATCTTCCCGGAGCTGCTGCGCCGCGGCGTCGCGATCGACATCGTGACCGACCAGACCAGCGCCCACGACCCGCTGTCGTACCTGCCCGAGGGCGTGGCCATGGAGGAGTGGCAGACCTTCGCGGCCGACAAGCCCGAGGAGTTCACCGAGCGGGCCCGCGCCAGCATGGCCAAGCACGTCGAGGCCATGGTCGGTTTCATGGACGCCGGGGCCGAGGTGTTCGACTACGGCAACTCGATCCGCGGCGAGGCCCAGCTCGGCGGATACGACCGCGCGTTCGCGTTCCCGGGCTTCGTGCCCGCGTACATCCGGCCGCTGTTCAACGAGGGCAAGGGACCCTTCCGCTGGGCCGCGCTGTCCGGCGACCCGGCCGACATCGCCGCCACCGACAAGGCCGTGCTGGAGCTGTTCCCGCAGAACGAGTCCCTGTCCCGCTGGATCAAGATGGCGCAGGAGAAGGTCGCCTTCCAGGGCCTGCCCGCCCGCATCTGCTGGCTCGGCTACGGCGAGCGCGACAAGGCCGGCGTCCGGTTCAACGAGATGGTCGCCGACGGCACGCTGAAGGCCCCGATCGTCATCGGCCGCGACCACCTCGACTGCGGCAGCGTCGCGTCCCCCTACCGGGAGACCGAGTCGATGCTCGACGGCTCCGACGCGATCGCCGACTGGCCGCTGCTCAACGCCCTGGTCAACACCGCCTCCGGCGCGTCGTGGGTGTCCATCCACCACGGCGGCGGCGTCGGCATCGGCCGCTCCATCCACGCCGGCCAGGTCACCGTAGCCGACGGCACCCCCCTGGCCGCCCAGAAGATCGAGCGAGTCCTCACCAACGACCCCGGCATGGGCGTCATCCGCCACGTCGACGCCGGCTACGACCTCGCCGCCGACGTCGCCACCGACCGCAACGTCCGCATCCCCATGCGCGAGTCCTGA
- a CDS encoding formimidoylglutamate deiminase, which translates to MHCQYAWLPDGVFPDVVLEIRENRLTRVTRLQDHDDLARAVGDMPDSGVSSPQSTQDRRGGAGDGVVYRAGLTMAGFANAHSHAFHRALRGRTHGDRGSFWTWREQMYRVAAALDPDSYYRLARGVYGEMALGGITSVGEFHYLHHGPDGTPYADPNAMSQALIAAAQDAGLRITLLDTLYLTASVDGKPLEGPQLRFGDGDALRWADRVDALPDAPHLVVGAAIHSVRAVPLPQMATVAAWAAGRPLHAHVSEQRAENEACLAEHGRTPTEVLADFGAVHETFTAVHATHLTHRDMALLSDSYACFCPTTERDLGDGIGPARTLADAGTRLTLGSDSHAVIDFFEESRALELDERLATEQRGHFTAAELRAAATATGHTSLGWPDAGRIEVGARADLVTVALDSPRTAGIDPEGVLFAASAADVTHVLADGREIVRDGRHVTVDVARELQEAISCLY; encoded by the coding sequence ATCCACTGCCAGTACGCCTGGCTCCCCGACGGCGTCTTCCCGGACGTCGTCCTGGAGATCCGCGAAAACCGCCTGACCCGCGTGACCCGCCTCCAAGATCACGACGATCTTGCGCGAGCTGTTGGAGATATGCCCGATTCGGGCGTGTCATCCCCACAGTCCACGCAAGATCGTCGCGGCGGGGCGGGGGACGGGGTGGTTTATCGGGCCGGGTTGACCATGGCGGGGTTTGCCAATGCGCACTCGCACGCGTTTCATCGGGCGTTGCGGGGGCGTACTCATGGGGACCGGGGGTCGTTCTGGACCTGGCGGGAGCAGATGTACCGGGTGGCGGCGGCGCTCGATCCGGACTCGTACTACCGGCTCGCGCGCGGGGTGTACGGGGAGATGGCGCTGGGCGGGATCACCTCGGTGGGCGAGTTCCACTACCTGCACCACGGGCCGGACGGCACGCCCTACGCCGACCCGAACGCGATGAGCCAGGCGCTGATCGCCGCCGCCCAGGACGCCGGGCTGCGGATCACGCTGCTGGACACGCTCTACCTGACCGCGTCCGTGGACGGCAAGCCTCTCGAAGGGCCGCAGCTGCGGTTCGGCGACGGGGACGCGCTGCGCTGGGCGGACCGGGTCGACGCCCTGCCCGACGCGCCGCACCTGGTCGTGGGGGCGGCGATCCACTCGGTGCGGGCGGTGCCGCTGCCGCAGATGGCGACCGTCGCCGCCTGGGCCGCCGGGCGGCCGCTGCACGCGCACGTGTCCGAGCAGCGCGCCGAGAACGAGGCCTGCCTGGCCGAGCACGGCCGTACGCCGACCGAGGTGCTGGCCGACTTCGGGGCGGTGCACGAGACGTTCACGGCGGTGCACGCGACGCACCTGACGCACCGGGACATGGCGCTGCTGTCGGACTCGTACGCCTGCTTCTGCCCGACCACCGAACGCGACCTCGGCGACGGCATCGGCCCCGCCCGCACCCTGGCCGACGCGGGCACCAGGCTGACCTTGGGCAGCGACAGCCACGCGGTCATAGACTTCTTCGAGGAGTCGCGGGCCCTGGAGCTGGACGAACGCCTCGCCACGGAGCAGCGCGGACACTTCACGGCGGCCGAGCTGCGGGCCGCGGCGACGGCGACAGGGCACACCAGCCTGGGCTGGCCCGACGCCGGGCGCATCGAGGTCGGAGCACGTGCCGACCTGGTGACCGTGGCGCTGGACAGCCCGCGCACCGCGGGGATCGACCCCGAGGGCGTGCTGTTCGCGGCGAGCGCGGCCGACGTCACCCACGTGCTGGCCGACGGCCGGGAGATCGTCCGGGACGGGCGGCACGTCACCGTGGACGTGGCCCGCGAGCTGCAGGAGGCGATCTCGTGTCTCTACTGA
- a CDS encoding MurR/RpiR family transcriptional regulator, which translates to MATTDASTGAAAGATAGVRALVQGARLTPTQRRIARELVHHADTVAYLSAAEVAELAQVSQPSVTRFAMALGFDGYPALRRRLRELTAGPRTTTAPDGDNDLQRAVRGEMANLTRLADHLADPAAVHAAAGLLAASRPLPVVGLRAAAPLAGYFGYFAAKIHPEVRVLDTGGSMLAERLEQAADSGARAVLAYALPRYPRELRDALTEARNLGLKIVVVTDSPVSPATDLADVTLTAAVGSQLVFDLHTAPMVLTMVLLQAISDVDPAATQRRLEHFESSATRRSVFME; encoded by the coding sequence GTGGCAACAACCGACGCGTCGACCGGGGCAGCAGCCGGGGCGACGGCGGGCGTGCGCGCACTCGTGCAGGGTGCCCGCCTGACGCCCACCCAGCGGCGCATCGCCCGCGAACTCGTGCACCACGCCGACACCGTCGCCTACCTGTCCGCCGCCGAGGTCGCCGAGCTGGCGCAGGTCAGCCAGCCGTCGGTGACCCGGTTCGCGATGGCGCTGGGCTTCGACGGCTACCCCGCGCTGCGCCGCCGCCTGCGTGAGCTCACCGCGGGGCCGCGCACCACGACCGCCCCGGACGGCGACAACGACCTGCAGCGTGCCGTACGCGGCGAGATGGCCAACCTGACCCGGCTCGCCGACCACCTCGCCGACCCCGCCGCGGTGCACGCCGCCGCGGGGCTGCTGGCCGCCAGCCGCCCGCTGCCGGTGGTCGGCCTGCGCGCCGCCGCCCCGCTCGCGGGCTACTTCGGCTACTTCGCCGCCAAGATCCACCCCGAGGTGCGGGTGCTGGACACCGGCGGCAGCATGCTCGCCGAGCGGCTCGAACAGGCCGCCGACTCCGGCGCGCGGGCCGTGCTGGCGTACGCGCTGCCGCGCTACCCCCGGGAGCTGCGCGACGCCCTCACCGAGGCCCGCAACCTGGGCCTGAAGATCGTCGTGGTGACCGACTCCCCGGTCAGCCCGGCCACCGACCTCGCCGACGTGACGCTCACCGCGGCGGTCGGCTCCCAGCTCGTGTTCGACCTGCACACCGCCCCCATGGTGCTGACCATGGTGCTGCTGCAGGCCATCAGCGACGTCGACCCGGCGGCCACCCAGCGCCGGCTCGAACACTTCGAGAGCTCGGCCACCCGCCGCAGCGTCTTCATGGAATAG
- the rph gene encoding ribonuclease PH yields the protein MTRPDGRAADQLRPVTLTRNWSMHPEGSVLVEFGNTRVLCTASVTEGVPRWRKGTGQGWVTAEYAMLPRATTTRSDRESVKGKIGGRTHEISRLIGRALRACVNLKALGENSIVIDCDVLQADGGTRTAAITGSYVALHDAVSWLAAKNMLTRKQTVETTLHRSVAAVSVGIVSGEPRLDLCYEEDVTAAVDMNVVCTGTGDFVEVQGTGEDGVFDRKQLNALLDLGVAGCETLTTLQRQTLGLPTLDAAGLLEVFRR from the coding sequence ATGACCAGACCTGACGGCCGTGCGGCCGACCAGCTCCGCCCGGTCACGCTGACGCGGAACTGGAGCATGCATCCCGAGGGCTCCGTGCTCGTGGAGTTCGGCAACACCCGCGTGCTGTGCACGGCGAGCGTGACCGAGGGCGTGCCGCGCTGGCGCAAGGGCACCGGCCAGGGCTGGGTCACCGCCGAGTACGCGATGCTGCCGCGCGCCACGACGACCCGGTCCGACCGGGAGAGCGTCAAGGGCAAGATCGGCGGGCGTACGCACGAGATCTCCCGCCTGATCGGCCGCGCGCTGCGGGCCTGCGTCAACCTGAAGGCGCTGGGCGAGAACTCCATCGTCATCGACTGCGACGTGCTGCAGGCCGACGGCGGCACCCGCACCGCCGCGATCACCGGGTCCTACGTGGCCCTGCACGACGCGGTGAGCTGGCTGGCCGCCAAGAACATGCTCACCCGCAAGCAGACCGTCGAGACCACGCTGCACCGCTCGGTCGCCGCGGTCAGCGTCGGCATCGTCTCCGGTGAGCCGCGCCTGGACCTGTGCTACGAAGAGGACGTGACGGCCGCCGTCGACATGAACGTGGTCTGCACCGGCACCGGCGACTTCGTCGAGGTGCAGGGCACCGGCGAGGACGGCGTCTTCGACCGCAAGCAGCTCAACGCCCTGCTCGACCTGGGCGTGGCGGGCTGCGAGACGCTGACCACGCTGCAGCGCCAGACGCTGGGCCTGCCCACGCTGGACGCGGCCGGCCTGCTGGAGGTGTTCCGCCGGTGA
- the hutH gene encoding histidine ammonia-lyase: protein MTVIVEPTGIAPGAVAAVARADAQVAISEAAIAAMQASRAIVDDIERAGRPVYGVSTGFGALANTFIAPERRSELQHALIRSHAAGIGAPMPREVVRAMMLLRVRSLALGHSGVRPLVAQALVDLLNHDITPWVPEHGSLGASGDLAPLAHCALVLMGEGWVLGKDGARVSAEDALHAAGLTGISLSSKEGLALINGTDGMLAMLLLACDDLGHLCTMADVTAALSIEAMLGTDRPFHPSIHEIRPHPGQGASAANMYKLLQQSSIMDSHRDDHEHAVQDAYSMRCAPQVAGAARDTLEFARTVAARELISLADNPVVLPDGRVESTGNFHGAPLGFAADFLAIAAAEIGSISERRVDRLLDMTRSRDLPPFLSPDAGVNSGLMIAQYTAAGIVAENRRLASPASVDTIPTSGMQEDHVSMGWAAAKKLRVVLDNLTSLLAVELLAAVRGLQLRAPLTPSPAGRIAIEQLTPVIGTPGPDVFMAPILEQVRAVVSGPDLLDAIETQVGPLS from the coding sequence ATGACCGTCATCGTCGAACCCACCGGCATCGCCCCCGGCGCCGTCGCCGCGGTGGCCCGCGCCGACGCGCAGGTCGCCATCAGCGAGGCCGCCATCGCCGCGATGCAGGCCAGCCGCGCCATCGTCGATGACATCGAACGCGCCGGCCGACCCGTGTACGGCGTCTCCACCGGCTTCGGGGCGCTGGCCAACACCTTCATCGCCCCCGAGCGCCGCTCCGAGCTGCAGCACGCGCTGATCCGCTCGCACGCCGCCGGCATCGGCGCGCCCATGCCGCGCGAGGTGGTCCGGGCCATGATGCTGCTGCGGGTCCGCTCGCTGGCGCTGGGCCACTCCGGCGTACGCCCGCTCGTCGCCCAGGCGCTGGTCGACCTGCTCAACCACGACATCACCCCGTGGGTGCCCGAGCACGGCTCGCTCGGCGCGTCCGGCGACCTGGCCCCGCTCGCCCACTGCGCGCTGGTGCTGATGGGCGAGGGCTGGGTGCTGGGCAAGGACGGCGCGCGGGTGTCCGCCGAGGACGCCCTGCACGCCGCCGGGCTCACCGGGATCTCGCTGAGTTCCAAGGAGGGCCTGGCGCTGATCAACGGCACCGACGGCATGCTCGCCATGCTGCTGCTGGCCTGCGACGACCTGGGCCACCTGTGCACCATGGCCGACGTGACCGCGGCGCTGTCGATCGAGGCCATGCTCGGCACCGACCGGCCGTTCCACCCGTCGATCCACGAGATCCGCCCGCACCCGGGCCAGGGCGCGAGCGCCGCCAACATGTACAAGCTGCTCCAGCAGTCGTCGATCATGGACAGTCACCGGGACGACCACGAGCACGCGGTGCAGGACGCGTACTCGATGCGCTGCGCCCCGCAGGTCGCCGGCGCGGCCCGCGACACCCTGGAGTTCGCCCGCACCGTCGCCGCCCGGGAGCTGATCAGCCTCGCCGACAACCCGGTGGTGCTGCCCGACGGCCGGGTCGAGTCGACCGGCAACTTCCACGGCGCGCCGCTCGGCTTCGCCGCGGACTTCCTCGCCATCGCCGCGGCCGAGATCGGCTCGATCAGCGAGCGCCGGGTGGACCGGCTGCTCGACATGACCCGCTCGCGGGACCTGCCGCCGTTCCTCAGCCCTGACGCCGGGGTCAACTCCGGCCTGATGATCGCGCAGTACACCGCGGCGGGCATCGTGGCCGAGAACCGCCGCCTGGCCTCGCCCGCCAGCGTCGACACCATCCCGACCTCGGGTATGCAGGAGGACCACGTCAGCATGGGCTGGGCCGCGGCGAAGAAGCTGAGGGTCGTCCTGGACAACCTGACCAGCCTGCTCGCGGTGGAACTGCTGGCCGCGGTACGCGGCCTGCAGCTGCGCGCCCCGCTGACCCCGTCGCCCGCCGGCCGGATCGCCATCGAGCAGCTCACCCCGGTCATCGGCACGCCCGGCCCGGACGTCTTCATGGCCCCGATCCTGGAGCAGGTCCGCGCCGTCGTCTCCGGCCCCGACCTCCTCGACGCCATCGAAACCCAGGTAGGCCCCCTCTCCTGA
- a CDS encoding FAD-dependent oxidoreductase, whose translation MRARVCVVGSGPAGLMLAFLLARQGIEVVLLEKHADFFRDFRGDTIHPSTLDVLDELGLGEAIARLPGRREPGVTVSFDDGTYQVGDFTRLPKPHNYLLILPQWDFLDLIAAEAAKLPGFTLLRSTEAVDVLRDEAGRVTGVAAVGPDGAPVRVHAELTVACDGRSSVIRDRLGLVPVDFGAPMDVLWFRISREPADPAGLLGRVGPGAMLVMIDRHDYYQCGYVIPKGGYARVQAEGLDGFRRRVAGLAPMVARRVGEITSWDQLHLLTVQVNRLEKWHVPGALCIGDAAHAMSPVGGVGINLAVQDAVATARLLGPKLTAGRLRTEDLDLVRKRRMFPTRVTQRAQRVAQSRLVGAVLRADAPIKAPGAVKLFQRFPVLQAVPARLVGRGIRPEHVS comes from the coding sequence ATGCGGGCGCGGGTCTGTGTCGTGGGGAGTGGGCCGGCGGGGTTGATGCTGGCGTTCCTGCTGGCGCGGCAGGGGATCGAGGTCGTGCTGCTGGAGAAGCACGCCGACTTCTTCCGGGACTTCCGCGGGGACACCATCCATCCGTCCACCCTGGACGTGCTCGACGAGCTGGGGTTGGGCGAGGCGATCGCGCGGCTGCCGGGACGCCGTGAGCCGGGTGTCACGGTCTCCTTCGACGACGGCACGTACCAGGTCGGCGATTTCACCCGGCTGCCGAAGCCGCACAACTATCTGCTGATCCTGCCCCAGTGGGACTTCCTGGACCTGATCGCCGCCGAGGCCGCGAAACTGCCCGGGTTCACGCTGCTGCGTTCGACCGAGGCGGTGGACGTGCTGCGTGACGAGGCCGGGCGGGTCACCGGGGTGGCCGCGGTCGGGCCGGACGGGGCCCCGGTGCGGGTGCACGCGGAGCTGACGGTGGCCTGCGACGGCCGGTCCTCGGTGATCCGCGACAGGCTGGGGCTGGTCCCGGTGGACTTCGGCGCGCCGATGGACGTGCTGTGGTTCCGGATCTCCCGGGAGCCGGCGGACCCGGCGGGCCTGCTGGGCCGGGTCGGACCGGGCGCGATGCTGGTCATGATCGACCGGCACGACTACTACCAGTGCGGGTACGTCATCCCGAAGGGCGGCTACGCGCGCGTGCAGGCGGAGGGCCTGGACGGGTTCCGGCGGCGGGTCGCCGGGCTCGCGCCCATGGTGGCGCGCCGGGTCGGCGAGATCACCTCGTGGGATCAGCTGCACCTGCTGACCGTCCAGGTCAACCGGCTGGAGAAGTGGCACGTGCCCGGAGCGCTGTGCATCGGCGACGCCGCCCACGCGATGAGCCCGGTGGGCGGGGTCGGGATCAACCTCGCGGTGCAGGACGCGGTCGCCACGGCCCGGCTGCTCGGGCCGAAGCTGACGGCGGGCCGGCTGCGTACCGAGGACCTGGATCTGGTCCGCAAGCGCCGGATGTTCCCGACGCGGGTGACCCAGCGCGCCCAGCGGGTCGCGCAGAGCCGCCTGGTCGGCGCGGTCCTCCGCGCCGACGCCCCGATCAAGGCCCCCGGCGCGGTGAAACTCTTCCAGCGTTTCCCGGTCCTGCAGGCCGTCCCGGCCCGCCTGGTCGGCCGCGGCATCCGCCCCGAACACGTCTCCTGA